ATAAATCCCGAGATGCCCATTATAATCCTTACTGCCTACGGAACGATCAAGAGTGCGGTTGAGGCTATGAAAAGAGGGGCTTACAGCTATTTAAGCAAGCCTTTTGACTATCATGATCTCTTGCTGCAAATAAAAAACGGATTGGAAAAAAGTCGGCTCTCAAAAGAGGTTTCGAGGCTCAGGAATATCGTAGAGGGGACATATAGCTTTAAGAATGTCATTGGCAAAAGCGAAAAGATGAGAAAGGTGTTGGCAGAGGTGGCGCTCGCGGCTGAGAGTGAGTCGAGCGTCTATATCGAGGGGGAAAGCGGCACGGGCAAGGGCTTGATTGCAAAGACCCTGCATGTGGCAAGTTCAAGAAAAAATGGTCCCTTTGTTGCTATTAATTGTGCCACTATCCCTGAAAATCTGCTGGAAAGCGAGCTCTTTGGTTATGAGAAAGGGGCATTCACCGGGGCCACGCGGAGCAAGAAGGGATTTTTTCTCCAGGCCCACAAAGGCACCCTCTTTCTCGATGAAATATCACAAATGCCTGCATTCATGCAGGCCAAGCTGCTCCGGGCATTGGAGGAAAAGGAATTTTATGCCTTGGGGGGAGAAAAACCAGTAAAGGTGGACACGAGGATCATAGCGGCTTCCAATAAGAAAATGAAGGAAGAGGTAAAGATGGGCCACTTTCGAGAAGACCTCTTTTATCGAATACACGTTATTCCCATTGAACTTCCTCCCCTGAGACAGAGAAAAGAAGATATACCACTCTTGGCGGAATATGCTTTAGAGAAAATCACCAGGGAAAATAAGA
Above is a window of Deltaproteobacteria bacterium DNA encoding:
- a CDS encoding sigma-54-dependent Fis family transcriptional regulator translates to MDKILVLDDDQNLLQVIKMRLEANEYQVATAIQAGDAVEIAKTKGIDLALVDLKLAGKNGIEVMEELHQINPEMPIIILTAYGTIKSAVEAMKRGAYSYLSKPFDYHDLLLQIKNGLEKSRLSKEVSRLRNIVEGTYSFKNVIGKSEKMRKVLAEVALAAESESSVYIEGESGTGKGLIAKTLHVASSRKNGPFVAINCATIPENLLESELFGYEKGAFTGATRSKKGFFLQAHKGTLFLDEISQMPAFMQAKLLRALEEKEFYALGGEKPVKVDTRIIAASNKKMKEEVKMGHFREDLFYRIHVIPIELPPLRQRKEDIPLLAEYALEKITRENKKRIKGFSPGVLQKLMSYAWPGNVRELENTVECAVAMARHDVITEDLILPAHMTEEDQAGSSKETKQDFEKNYAIHITEGDRIRPFKEAKQGFEKNYAMELLELTNGNISRAAKLAGKYRADFYDILKRYDLNPEDFRNK